The following are encoded in a window of Bacteroidota bacterium genomic DNA:
- a CDS encoding NAD+ synthase has protein sequence MKIALAQLNYHIGNFESNTLKIILHIEKAKKEQADLVVFSELAVCGYPPLDFLEFDDFMLRCKSSIDKIALATKGIAVIIGAPSINPETTGRNLFNSAYFISEGKILGIYNKGLLPNYDVFDEYRYFEPAKEFKIIPFKGKNIALTICEDLWNIDEEKKLYQETPMEKLIGQNPDLMINIAASPFSYSHSELRKNLMRKNAERYKLPLFYVNQIGAQTELIFDGNSLVYAPDGHILDELALFKEDFKVYDLNALISDFKTNPGVSFNKSENIYKALVLGVKDYFEKTGFSNALLGLSGGIDSALTLVIAAEALGAKNVRAILMPSMFSSEHSVQDAVALAKNLGCPYETIGITDVYNSFTRALEPQFKGTSCGLAEENLQARIRGVLLMAISNKFGSVLLNTSNKSEMAVGYGTLYGDMCGGLSVLGDVYKTEVFELAAFINLHKEIIPNNTIIKPPSAELKPDQKDIDSLPPYEILDQILYDYIENKKGPKEIINSGYNELLVTKILKMVNTNEYKRKQAPPILRISNKAFGPGRRMPIVGKYLG, from the coding sequence ATGAAGATTGCTTTAGCTCAGCTCAATTATCACATTGGAAATTTTGAAAGCAATACATTAAAAATTATCCTTCATATTGAGAAAGCTAAAAAAGAGCAAGCCGATCTTGTTGTTTTCTCCGAACTAGCTGTTTGTGGCTACCCCCCACTTGATTTCCTTGAATTTGATGATTTTATGCTTCGTTGCAAATCATCTATTGATAAAATTGCTCTTGCCACAAAAGGAATTGCAGTAATTATTGGCGCCCCATCCATAAATCCTGAAACAACGGGAAGGAATTTATTTAATTCGGCTTATTTCATTTCTGAGGGCAAAATACTTGGAATTTACAACAAAGGTTTACTACCTAATTATGATGTTTTTGATGAATACAGGTATTTTGAACCTGCTAAGGAATTTAAAATAATACCTTTTAAAGGAAAGAATATTGCTTTAACTATTTGTGAGGATTTGTGGAATATTGATGAAGAAAAAAAGCTTTATCAAGAAACTCCAATGGAAAAATTAATTGGCCAGAACCCCGATTTAATGATTAATATAGCGGCATCTCCTTTTTCTTATTCGCACTCTGAATTGCGTAAGAATTTAATGCGTAAGAATGCTGAACGTTATAAATTACCTCTTTTTTATGTGAATCAAATTGGAGCCCAAACAGAATTGATTTTTGATGGTAATTCTTTGGTTTATGCACCTGATGGGCATATATTGGATGAACTTGCACTTTTCAAAGAAGATTTCAAAGTATATGATCTTAATGCTTTAATTTCTGATTTTAAAACCAATCCTGGCGTATCATTTAATAAATCAGAGAACATTTATAAAGCCCTGGTGCTGGGAGTAAAGGATTATTTTGAAAAAACAGGCTTTAGCAATGCCCTGCTGGGATTATCAGGAGGAATTGACTCTGCTCTTACATTGGTAATTGCGGCCGAGGCATTAGGGGCGAAAAACGTAAGGGCAATATTAATGCCCTCCATGTTTTCTTCTGAACATTCAGTTCAAGATGCTGTTGCACTTGCTAAAAATCTTGGCTGCCCTTATGAAACCATTGGAATTACTGATGTTTATAATAGCTTTACAAGGGCTTTGGAACCCCAGTTTAAGGGAACTTCATGCGGACTTGCAGAAGAGAATTTGCAAGCACGAATCAGGGGTGTTCTTTTAATGGCAATTTCAAATAAGTTTGGTTCAGTATTATTAAACACTTCAAATAAAAGCGAAATGGCAGTTGGGTATGGAACCTTATATGGAGACATGTGTGGAGGCCTATCTGTATTGGGAGATGTTTATAAAACAGAAGTTTTTGAATTGGCTGCATTTATTAACCTCCACAAGGAAATTATACCAAATAATACAATCATTAAACCACCAAGCGCAGAACTAAAACCAGATCAAAAGGACATTGATTCGCTTCCCCCGTATGAAATTTTGGATCAAATACTGTATGATTATATTGAAAACAAAAAAGGTCCTAAGGAAATAATCAATTCTGGCTACAATGAATTGCTTGTAACCAAAATATTGAAAATGGTAAATACAAATGAATATAAAAGAAAGCAGGCTCCTCCAATTTTACGAATTTCCAATAAAGCCTTTGGTCCTGGAAGAAGAATGCCTATTGTGGGAAAATATCTTGGTTAG
- a CDS encoding HU-CCDC81 and SPOR domain-containing protein: MKIEKYIQELLLWHNCVIIPGLGGFVASYMNAQINSSKHLFIPPTKKIAFNKNIKNNDGLLANHIAIVENVSFYQAVNIIENSVASGFKTLSKGDKLTLKGVGELYLDKEQNLQFDPSLEINLLVDSFGLTEFHSPLIKREPLHKKIEKQFKDRPAVASEKKSKFKKWAYTLAALPVLAAMALLPLKTDLFYDLSMNYSSLIPFPITANQTYSPREEKASFKLVDSSDDLEQTTLELSAQTITATEVEVPTVSEEIIEDAAKTFIANSEVTKSNAGKNNFFVIAGCFGVIENAENLISILKSKGYKAKIVDQNKGLYRVCYNGFNTKDEAIDLLVEIKNGENPGAWILSE, translated from the coding sequence ATGAAGATTGAAAAATACATACAAGAACTTTTACTCTGGCATAATTGTGTAATTATACCCGGTCTTGGCGGCTTTGTGGCAAGTTATATGAATGCCCAGATAAACTCCTCCAAACATTTATTTATTCCTCCTACAAAAAAAATAGCCTTTAATAAAAATATTAAAAACAATGACGGGCTCTTGGCCAACCATATTGCCATTGTTGAAAATGTTAGTTTTTATCAGGCAGTAAATATTATTGAAAACTCCGTTGCTAGTGGTTTTAAAACTTTAAGTAAAGGGGATAAGCTTACTTTAAAAGGTGTTGGTGAGCTTTATCTTGACAAGGAACAAAACCTTCAGTTTGATCCTTCCCTTGAAATAAATCTATTGGTTGACTCATTTGGATTGACTGAATTTCACTCCCCATTAATAAAAAGGGAGCCATTGCACAAAAAAATTGAAAAACAGTTTAAAGATAGGCCAGCTGTTGCTTCTGAAAAAAAGTCGAAATTTAAAAAATGGGCTTATACTCTTGCAGCCTTGCCCGTGCTTGCTGCAATGGCTTTGCTTCCCTTAAAAACAGATCTTTTTTACGATCTTTCAATGAACTATTCCTCCCTTATTCCTTTTCCCATAACGGCAAATCAAACATACTCCCCAAGAGAGGAGAAAGCTTCTTTTAAATTAGTTGATTCATCTGATGATTTAGAGCAAACAACTTTAGAATTAAGTGCCCAGACAATTACTGCCACTGAAGTGGAAGTTCCTACAGTATCTGAAGAGATTATTGAAGATGCTGCAAAAACGTTTATCGCTAATTCAGAAGTAACTAAGAGTAATGCCGGAAAAAATAATTTCTTTGTTATTGCAGGATGTTTTGGGGTTATTGAAAATGCTGAAAATCTCATTTCCATTCTAAAGTCTAAAGGTTATAAAGCTAAAATCGTTGATCAGAATAAAGGATTGTACAGGGTTTGTTACAATGGATTTAATACAAAAGATGAGGCAATTGATTTATTGGTTGAAATAAAAAACGGGGAAAACCCTGGCGCCTGGATACTTTCTGAGTAA
- the kdsB gene encoding 3-deoxy-manno-octulosonate cytidylyltransferase: MRITGIIPSRYASQRLPGKPLAMIKGTTMIQRVFEQVLKCSELDELVVATDNEKIFSHVLDFGGKAIMTSQNHYSGTDRCYEAACKLNIQDNDQVIVNIQGDEPFINPQQITDLIGCFKSDEVQIATLVKKITHNEDVFNVSKPKVVVNNKNQAMYFSRSPVPYMRNVEPQMWFENHSFLKHIGLYGYRFGALKKIASLPASPLERAESLEQLRWLENGFIIQTELTQYESVSIDTIEDLENINKESDDFS; this comes from the coding sequence ATGCGAATAACCGGTATCATTCCTTCTCGTTATGCTTCTCAAAGATTGCCAGGAAAGCCCCTTGCAATGATAAAAGGCACAACAATGATTCAAAGAGTATTTGAACAAGTTCTCAAATGTTCTGAATTGGATGAGCTTGTGGTTGCAACGGACAATGAGAAAATTTTTTCCCATGTTCTTGATTTTGGTGGAAAAGCAATAATGACAAGTCAAAACCATTATTCTGGTACTGATAGATGCTATGAGGCAGCATGTAAATTAAATATACAAGACAATGACCAAGTTATTGTTAATATTCAGGGAGATGAACCTTTTATAAATCCCCAACAAATAACAGATTTAATAGGTTGTTTCAAATCAGATGAAGTGCAAATTGCCACTTTAGTGAAAAAAATCACTCACAATGAAGATGTTTTCAATGTTTCCAAACCAAAGGTTGTTGTAAACAATAAAAACCAAGCCATGTACTTTAGCCGTTCTCCAGTGCCATATATGCGCAATGTTGAGCCACAAATGTGGTTTGAAAACCATTCTTTTCTCAAACATATCGGATTATACGGCTACAGGTTCGGGGCTTTAAAAAAGATTGCCTCCTTGCCTGCATCACCTCTTGAACGGGCAGAATCCCTGGAGCAGCTTAGATGGTTAGAGAATGGATTTATTATTCAAACAGAACTAACTCAATATGAATCCGTTTCAATAGATACCATTGAAGATTTGGAAAATATTAATAAAGAATCGGATGATTTTTCATAA
- a CDS encoding DUF1571 domain-containing protein, which translates to MNSAHAQPTVKELVDKMLHATSQVKTLKYNSQISERIDGVLESGTNTTKIQVNPYKVYLNIKGAELLYIKGSNGDKALIKSSSIPYLNISLDPQSSILRRGQHHTIFELGFTYFSTIIDAAIIKAGKDFNQAFKLKGSIQWEGKDCYVVIIDAPDFSFIPYTVKKGENVISIAKKLFVSEYMIVELNPEVKDYYNVVANQQIKVPSVYAKKTVIYINKENFLPVVQMMFDDKGLFAKYEYRNLILNPDFAPEEFTKGYKDYNFW; encoded by the coding sequence TTGAATTCCGCCCATGCTCAACCAACGGTTAAAGAATTGGTTGACAAAATGTTACATGCAACAAGCCAGGTAAAAACCTTAAAGTATAACAGTCAAATAAGCGAAAGAATTGATGGAGTTTTAGAATCAGGCACAAATACTACCAAAATCCAAGTAAATCCTTATAAAGTATACCTAAATATTAAAGGGGCAGAATTATTATATATAAAGGGTAGCAATGGGGATAAGGCATTGATTAAATCAAGTTCCATTCCTTATTTGAACATTAGCCTAGATCCTCAAAGCTCTATATTGAGAAGAGGCCAGCATCATACTATTTTCGAATTAGGATTTACTTATTTTAGTACAATAATTGATGCTGCTATTATTAAGGCAGGAAAAGATTTTAATCAGGCATTTAAACTTAAGGGAAGTATTCAGTGGGAAGGTAAGGATTGTTATGTTGTTATTATCGATGCGCCTGATTTTAGTTTCATTCCCTATACAGTAAAGAAGGGGGAAAACGTAATATCTATTGCCAAAAAACTTTTTGTAAGTGAATATATGATTGTTGAACTTAATCCAGAGGTAAAAGATTATTACAATGTAGTTGCAAATCAACAAATAAAAGTACCTTCTGTTTATGCAAAAAAAACGGTAATCTATATAAATAAAGAAAATTTCCTTCCTGTTGTGCAGATGATGTTTGATGATAAAGGTCTTTTTGCCAAATACGAATACCGTAACCTGATATTAAACCCTGATTTTGCTCCTGAAGAATTCACAAAGGGTTATAAAGATTACAACTTCTGGTAA
- the dprA gene encoding DNA-protecting protein DprA, with the protein MVTEDLKYKIALSLLPGVGCKTAKKLITFYGNAEAVFKEKKHAFNKTSGRILAMESGKDAALIKAEQEMNFIVKNNIKPLFFLDKSYPSRLKQCEDSPVMLYCRGEIDFFTQKVVSIVGTRKATEYGKNICDEIIKDISGYTVMIVSGMAYGIDIAAHKAAIKNNLPTVAAMAHGLDRIYPLVHKSVAESMYENGGLVTEFLSGTNPDRENFPKRNRIIAGLSDATIVIEAGKKGGALITAGIANSYNRDVFAVPGKVGDMYSEGCNFLIKKNLAALIESAEDLIYYLGWEETGKKNIQKQLFVNLSPEEEVLMDILKEKGTMAIDNLCNVSRLSTSKVAALLLNLEFSGLVKSLPGKMFQLT; encoded by the coding sequence ATCGTGACAGAAGATTTAAAATATAAAATCGCACTCTCCCTTCTTCCAGGTGTTGGATGTAAAACAGCAAAAAAACTTATTACTTTTTATGGAAATGCCGAGGCTGTTTTTAAAGAAAAAAAACATGCTTTTAATAAAACATCCGGCCGAATTCTTGCCATGGAATCAGGAAAAGACGCAGCATTAATAAAGGCTGAACAAGAGATGAACTTTATTGTTAAAAACAATATTAAGCCTCTTTTTTTTCTTGACAAATCCTATCCAAGCAGGCTCAAACAATGCGAAGATTCTCCTGTAATGCTTTATTGCAGAGGAGAAATAGACTTTTTCACGCAAAAGGTTGTGAGTATTGTAGGAACAAGAAAAGCAACAGAATATGGAAAAAATATTTGCGATGAAATAATAAAGGATATTTCGGGCTACACTGTAATGATTGTGAGCGGAATGGCATATGGAATTGATATTGCTGCCCATAAGGCTGCAATTAAAAACAATTTACCAACTGTGGCAGCAATGGCTCATGGTCTTGATAGAATCTACCCCTTGGTTCATAAATCAGTGGCAGAATCTATGTATGAAAATGGTGGACTGGTAACTGAATTTTTAAGTGGCACCAATCCTGACAGGGAAAATTTTCCAAAAAGAAATCGAATTATAGCAGGACTTTCTGATGCAACTATTGTGATAGAGGCAGGAAAAAAAGGAGGGGCATTAATTACAGCAGGCATTGCAAATTCATATAACCGGGATGTATTTGCAGTACCGGGAAAAGTAGGCGACATGTATTCTGAGGGATGCAATTTTTTAATTAAGAAAAACCTGGCAGCACTTATTGAATCAGCAGAAGATTTAATTTATTACCTTGGCTGGGAAGAAACAGGCAAAAAAAATATTCAGAAACAACTGTTTGTAAACCTTAGTCCTGAAGAAGAAGTATTAATGGACATATTAAAAGAAAAGGGAACAATGGCAATAGACAACCTTTGTAATGTTTCGAGATTAAGTACTAGCAAGGTTGCTGCATTGTTGTTAAACCTCGAGTTTTCAGGCCTTGTGAAATCGCTTCCTGGAAAAATGTTTCAATTGACTTAA
- the purT gene encoding formate-dependent phosphoribosylglycinamide formyltransferase gives MKKIVLLGSGELGKEFAIAALRLGQYVIAVDSYDNAPAMQVAHEKEVIDMLNGLELDRIVEKHKPDLIVPEIEAIRTERFFEYEKNGIQVVPSAKAANFTMNRKAIRDLASKVLGLRTAAYAYASSKEELIKAVNEIGIPCVIKPLMSSSGKGQSYIRKKEDIENAWDYASTGGRGDYLEIIVEAFVDFYSEITLLTVTQKNGQILFCPPIGHRQERGDYRESWQPAVISEEHLKEAQMMAAKITEALTGFGIWGVEFFLANDGVYFSELSPRPHDTGMVTLAGTQNFNEFELHLRAILGLPIPEITLERSGASAVILANKEIVSPVFHGLENALTINKTDVKIFGKPLARPFRRMGVALAWDKKDADIDTIIATAIKTAQGIEIS, from the coding sequence ATGAAAAAGATAGTATTACTTGGCTCAGGTGAGTTGGGAAAAGAATTTGCCATTGCAGCACTTCGATTAGGTCAATACGTTATTGCCGTTGATTCTTATGACAATGCCCCAGCCATGCAAGTGGCTCATGAAAAAGAAGTTATTGATATGTTAAATGGGCTTGAGCTGGACAGGATTGTTGAAAAGCACAAACCTGATTTAATTGTTCCTGAAATTGAAGCCATACGAACCGAGCGATTTTTTGAGTATGAAAAAAACGGTATACAGGTTGTTCCAAGTGCCAAGGCTGCTAACTTTACAATGAACCGTAAGGCTATTCGCGACCTTGCATCAAAAGTGCTTGGACTAAGAACTGCAGCTTATGCATATGCCTCCTCTAAAGAGGAATTAATAAAAGCAGTAAATGAAATAGGAATTCCTTGCGTTATTAAACCCCTTATGTCCTCATCAGGGAAAGGACAATCGTATATAAGAAAAAAAGAGGATATAGAAAACGCATGGGATTATGCATCAACTGGAGGCCGAGGTGATTATTTAGAAATTATTGTTGAAGCATTTGTTGATTTTTATTCAGAAATAACCCTGCTTACGGTAACCCAGAAGAATGGGCAGATTTTATTTTGTCCACCCATAGGACATAGACAGGAAAGAGGTGATTACCGCGAGAGCTGGCAGCCTGCAGTAATTAGTGAGGAGCATTTAAAGGAAGCTCAAATGATGGCTGCAAAAATAACAGAAGCGCTTACAGGTTTTGGAATTTGGGGAGTTGAATTTTTTCTGGCAAATGATGGTGTTTATTTTTCCGAATTGTCTCCAAGGCCTCATGATACAGGAATGGTAACACTAGCTGGAACACAAAACTTCAATGAGTTTGAATTGCACTTAAGAGCAATACTTGGACTGCCAATTCCTGAAATAACGTTGGAAAGATCAGGAGCAAGCGCAGTTATTCTTGCAAACAAGGAAATTGTTTCTCCGGTTTTTCATGGATTAGAAAATGCACTTACTATAAATAAAACAGATGTAAAGATTTTCGGAAAACCTTTGGCCAGGCCTTTCAGAAGAATGGGTGTTGCTTTGGCATGGGATAAAAAAGATGCAGACATAGACACAATTATTGCTACAGCCATAAAAACTGCGCAAGGGATTGAAATAAGTTAA
- the pheS gene encoding phenylalanine--tRNA ligase subunit alpha, protein MQQKLKDLIAQIEAFKAENVNQLEEFRIKFLGKKGILNELFADFKNVEPSLRKDTGVLLNELKNKAQDKIQEQKNLVESPELEIKPGKDLTLPAQPNIVGTRHPLSIISNEISSIFSRIGFTVSEGPEIEDDWHNFSALNFPEEHPARDMQDTFFIEKNPDIALRTHTSSVQVRVMENNKPPIRTISPGRVFRNEAISARAHCIFHQVEGLYIDKGVSFADLKQTLLYFAREMFGEKTEIRLRPSYFPFTEPSAEMDISCPFCKRKGCNICKHSGWVEILGCGMVDPNVLENCNIDTKQYSGFAFGMGVERITMLKYQIGDLRLFFENDVRFLNQFKATL, encoded by the coding sequence ATGCAGCAGAAATTAAAAGATTTAATTGCCCAAATTGAAGCATTTAAAGCGGAAAATGTAAATCAGTTAGAAGAATTCAGGATAAAATTTCTTGGAAAAAAAGGAATTCTGAATGAACTTTTTGCTGATTTTAAAAATGTTGAACCCTCATTAAGAAAAGATACAGGAGTTCTTTTAAATGAATTAAAAAACAAAGCCCAGGATAAGATACAAGAACAAAAAAATCTTGTGGAAAGTCCTGAACTTGAAATAAAACCTGGAAAAGATCTCACCCTGCCTGCTCAACCCAACATTGTTGGTACGCGTCATCCATTATCCATTATAAGTAATGAAATCAGCAGTATTTTTTCAAGAATTGGTTTTACTGTTTCAGAAGGTCCGGAAATTGAAGACGACTGGCATAATTTCTCTGCATTAAATTTTCCCGAAGAACACCCCGCAAGAGACATGCAGGACACTTTTTTTATTGAAAAAAATCCTGATATTGCACTTCGAACCCACACTTCTTCAGTTCAGGTAAGGGTAATGGAAAATAACAAACCACCTATAAGAACAATTTCTCCGGGAAGAGTTTTTAGGAATGAAGCTATTTCTGCCCGTGCCCATTGTATATTTCATCAGGTAGAGGGCTTGTATATTGACAAGGGAGTTTCTTTTGCAGATTTAAAACAAACCCTGCTTTATTTTGCACGCGAAATGTTTGGTGAGAAAACAGAAATAAGACTCAGGCCTTCGTATTTTCCTTTTACCGAGCCCAGTGCTGAGATGGATATTTCATGCCCTTTTTGTAAGCGCAAAGGCTGCAACATCTGCAAGCACAGTGGATGGGTAGAAATTCTTGGATGCGGAATGGTAGACCCAAATGTATTGGAAAATTGCAATATTGACACAAAACAATATAGTGGATTTGCCTTTGGAATGGGAGTGGAGAGAATTACAATGTTAAAATACCAAATTGGAGACCTGCGCCTGTTTTTTGAAAATGATGTTCGCTTTTTAAATCAATTTAAAGCAACTTTATAA
- a CDS encoding peptidylprolyl isomerase has protein sequence MKNLILLISVLFIACDDSPAQKKGKTPTEPIVLISTEFGDIKVKLYNETPLHRDNFIKLASEKQYDASIFHRVIPGFMVQGGGVQGGTKDIGGTIPAEINQKFVHKRGALCAARMGDNVNPLKASSGSQFYIVHGKSFTKEEILSIGNRAGFPYNEEQINAYLKLGGAPHLDGGYTVFGEVIEGMDVIDKIAVVERNPQDKPLKDVKMTMKVLKK, from the coding sequence ATGAAAAATTTAATTCTTTTAATATCTGTACTTTTTATTGCCTGTGATGATTCTCCGGCTCAAAAAAAAGGAAAAACACCCACAGAACCAATCGTATTAATAAGTACTGAATTTGGCGATATTAAAGTCAAACTATATAATGAAACGCCATTACATAGAGATAATTTTATAAAATTAGCTTCAGAAAAACAATACGATGCTTCAATTTTCCACCGTGTTATTCCTGGTTTTATGGTTCAAGGAGGGGGAGTACAAGGAGGAACCAAGGATATTGGAGGAACAATTCCTGCAGAGATCAATCAAAAATTCGTTCATAAAAGAGGAGCACTTTGTGCTGCCAGGATGGGGGACAATGTCAATCCCCTGAAAGCATCTTCCGGATCGCAATTTTATATTGTACACGGCAAGTCTTTTACAAAAGAGGAAATTTTATCTATTGGCAATAGGGCAGGTTTCCCCTATAACGAAGAGCAAATCAACGCTTATTTAAAATTAGGTGGTGCACCACATTTAGATGGAGGATATACTGTTTTTGGAGAAGTAATTGAGGGAATGGATGTGATTGATAAGATTGCTGTGGTGGAAAGAAATCCTCAGGATAAACCATTGAAGGATGTTAAAATGACAATGAAAGTTCTGAAAAAATAA
- a CDS encoding CvpA family protein: MNKFDIIVLIPLVWGLYKGFRKGFVIEAASLVGLILATWAGIKFSGYLSELLTVEYGYETEYLPIASFFIIFLAILILIFLSAKLLEGFLKLTMLSTFNKVLGAVFCCFKYALILSVLLFILNAVKEKEPMISEDLRSTSYLYSPLAKISITLVPSLKDYLIEFKENSLKRLNKQE, translated from the coding sequence ATGAATAAATTTGATATAATTGTCTTAATTCCCCTTGTTTGGGGATTATATAAAGGTTTTCGCAAAGGCTTTGTAATTGAAGCTGCATCCCTTGTAGGTTTGATTCTCGCTACTTGGGCTGGTATTAAGTTTTCAGGATATTTATCAGAACTGTTAACTGTAGAATATGGTTATGAAACTGAATATCTGCCAATAGCTTCCTTTTTTATTATTTTTCTTGCTATACTTATTTTAATCTTTTTATCGGCAAAATTGCTCGAAGGTTTTTTAAAACTCACGATGCTAAGCACTTTCAATAAGGTTTTAGGTGCTGTTTTTTGTTGTTTCAAATATGCTTTGATTTTAAGTGTGCTGTTATTTATTTTAAATGCAGTTAAAGAAAAAGAACCTATGATTTCGGAAGATTTAAGATCAACATCCTATCTTTATTCGCCTTTAGCAAAAATTTCAATTACTTTGGTTCCCTCGCTAAAGGATTATTTAATAGAGTTTAAAGAAAATTCTTTAAAAAGGTTAAATAAACAAGAATAA
- a CDS encoding phosphoglycerate kinase → MKTPDDYNFSGKKALVRVDFNVPLNENFTITDDTRIRAALPTINKIIGDGGAVILMSHLGRPKGLIQDKYSLKPIIKHLSALLGREVKFAKDCINSEAKAMAKDLIPGDVLLLENLRFHKQEEAGTESFAEELASLGDIYINDAFGTAHRAHASTTVVAKFFQEKAFGYLLADEVRNIEKVLNNAERPLTAILGGAKVSGKILIIEQLMDKIDNLIIGGGMAYTFIKAQGGKVGSSLVEDDRIETAKGILEIAKQKNVRIHLPLDTIYADSFSNEANTGVCAINQIPAGKMGLDIGPETEKMYAKVIACSKTILWNGPMGVFEMENFAHGTKSLADAIVDATSNGAYSLVGGGDSVAAINKFNLASKVSYVSTGGGAMLEYLEGKTLPGVAALN, encoded by the coding sequence ATGAAGACTCCGGATGATTACAATTTTTCAGGTAAAAAAGCCTTGGTAAGAGTAGATTTTAACGTTCCACTCAATGAAAACTTCACTATTACTGATGACACACGCATAAGGGCAGCTTTGCCTACCATTAATAAAATTATTGGTGATGGAGGAGCAGTTATTTTGATGTCTCACCTGGGTAGACCAAAAGGATTGATCCAGGATAAATATTCCCTTAAACCTATTATCAAACATTTATCTGCATTGCTCGGCAGGGAGGTAAAGTTTGCAAAAGATTGCATAAATAGTGAGGCAAAGGCAATGGCAAAGGATCTTATTCCCGGGGACGTTTTACTTCTTGAAAACCTGCGCTTTCATAAGCAGGAAGAAGCAGGAACTGAATCTTTTGCTGAGGAGCTGGCTTCATTGGGCGATATTTATATTAATGATGCCTTTGGCACTGCCCATAGAGCACATGCATCAACAACTGTTGTGGCTAAATTTTTTCAAGAAAAGGCATTTGGATACCTTCTGGCGGACGAAGTTAGAAACATTGAAAAAGTTTTGAATAATGCAGAAAGGCCTTTAACGGCAATACTTGGAGGGGCAAAAGTTTCCGGAAAAATATTAATCATTGAACAATTGATGGACAAAATTGACAACCTGATTATAGGTGGCGGAATGGCTTATACATTTATTAAAGCGCAAGGTGGGAAAGTTGGTTCTTCCTTAGTGGAGGATGATCGCATTGAAACTGCAAAAGGAATTCTGGAAATAGCAAAGCAAAAAAATGTTAGAATACATTTACCCCTTGATACTATTTATGCTGATTCATTTTCAAATGAGGCAAACACAGGAGTTTGCGCAATAAACCAAATTCCCGCAGGGAAAATGGGTCTGGATATTGGGCCAGAAACTGAAAAAATGTACGCAAAGGTAATAGCTTGCTCGAAAACCATACTATGGAACGGTCCCATGGGCGTTTTTGAAATGGAAAATTTTGCTCATGGCACTAAATCCCTTGCGGATGCAATTGTTGATGCAACTAGTAATGGTGCATACTCCCTTGTTGGCGGAGGTGATTCAGTAGCAGCTATAAATAAATTCAATTTAGCATCAAAAGTAAGTTATGTTTCCACTGGAGGAGGGGCAATGTTGGAATATCTTGAAGGAAAAACACTTCCAGGAGTGGCTGCCCTTAATTAA